The genomic DNA AGGACGTGGTCGGTGTGGACATGGACTGGTAGTGTGTGCTGGAGCACCGACGACGGCGGCCCGCTCCGGGAAGGGGCGGGCCGCCGTTCGTGGAGTCGGGGTGGGTCGGGTCTAGTCGTCCTCCACCGAGTTCGCCTTCGCCAGAAGGTACAGAGCCACGGCTTCGAGCGTGGAGTGCACACCCATCTTGCCGAGGATGTGCTGCACGTGGTTGCGCACGGTGTAGTAGCTCACGTTCAGCTTCTCGGAGATGGCGTAGAGGTTCTGGTCCTTCGACAGCAGATCGAGGACCTCGCGTTCGCGCTTGCTCAGGCGGCTCTTCTCGAGATCGAATTCACGTTCGTTGTTGAGCGGAGTGCGGGCGGCGATGCGATCGAGGTAGCTCTCGATCAGGTGCTGCTTGTCCACGTTGAACGCGCAGTGCGCCAGGCACGTGCCACCGGTCTTCTCGTCCTCGAACGGGATCACCAGCAACTGGACCCAGTGCTCGCCGTCACCGCCCTCGACACGAATCGTGTAGGGCTCGATCTCCTCGTCCGCGTCGACCATGCGGTCGACCGGACAGTGTTCCGAGCACCAGGGTTGGCCGTCGGCGTCCACGCCCCCCACGACCTCGTGGCAGGGCTTGCCGATCATGTTCGGAATCGTGGTCCCGAGCATGGTCTCGGCGCGCTCGTTGGCGAAGAGGATCCGGCCGTCGGGGCCGGACACCCAGGTCGCCACCCCGAGGCGGTGGATCCAATCGGGAAGGGCGTCGGCGGACAGCTGTTGGTCGTTCATGATACGTCCTCCGTATCCCTCAGTGGCCGGTGTGCGCCATTTCGTCGCGGGCGACGCGTGCGAAACGCGCCGTGAAATGGCGCAGGAAGGGAGCCTGCTCGAGAATCCGCATGCCGCGGAGCTCGTTCTTGCGTTCGTTGACCTTCAAGATGGCCTCGACGACGTAGTCGACGTGGCTCTGCGTGTACACGCGCCGCGGAATCGCGAGGCGCACGAGCTCCATCGCCGCCGGAGTCTCCTCGCCGGTCTGCGGGTCGACCTGGCCGAACATGACCGAGCCGATCTCGACGGCGCGGATGCCGGCCTCGAGGTACAGTTCGGCCACGAGTGCCTGGCCCGGGTACTGGGAGACGGGAATGTGCGGAAGCATGGCCTTGGCATCGATGTAGATCGCGTGTCCG from Candidatus Krumholzibacteriia bacterium includes the following:
- a CDS encoding PAS and helix-turn-helix domain-containing protein, with product MNDQQLSADALPDWIHRLGVATWVSGPDGRILFANERAETMLGTTIPNMIGKPCHEVVGGVDADGQPWCSEHCPVDRMVDADEEIEPYTIRVEGGDGEHWVQLLVIPFEDEKTGGTCLAHCAFNVDKQHLIESYLDRIAARTPLNNEREFDLEKSRLSKREREVLDLLSKDQNLYAISEKLNVSYYTVRNHVQHILGKMGVHSTLEAVALYLLAKANSVEDD